The window GAAACGCCAAACAAAAGCCTCTTTGCCTCGTCGGTAAAGGTCTCACATTTGATTGCGGAGGTATTAGCATTAAGCCGAGCGCGGGAATGGAGGAGATGAAGTTCGACATGTGCGGCGGCGCGACTGTAATTGCGAGCATGGTCGCCATGGCTAAACTTGGTTTAAAAATAAATGTAAAAGCCTATGTCCCCGCCACCGAAAACTTGGCCGGCCCCGCTGCCAATAAGCCAGGAGACATTCGTCGCGCTCGCAATGGTAAAACCATCGAAATCAACAATACCGATGCCGAGGGTCGCTTGATTCTTGCCGATGCTCTTGTGTATGCCTGCGAACAAAAACCCGGAATGATCTTAGATGTCGCCACTCTTACAGGCGCCATGATGGTCGCCCTCGGCAACACTCATACGGGTTTTTTCACTCATGATACCGGTCTTCGCAAAAAAATCGAAACGGCCGCTGAAGATTGCGGAGAAAAAGTGTGGGCCATGCCGATGACGGACGATCACGCCAAAGATATGAAAGGCTACTATGCCGACCTCACCAACTTGGCCCCGTCCCGAAATGCGGGCAGTGCCACGGCCGCTGCGTTCTTAGGATACTTTGTCGAGAAGGGAATCCCGTGGGCGCATTTTGACATCGCGGGAACGGGATGGAATGTTTCGAATCGTTTACCGTACATCAGCACCAAGGGCGCTGCCGGAACAATGGTTCGCACGTTTGTCGAAGTTGCTAAAAACTACCGAGGGTAGTTTTTCTCCATCGTCATCCTGAACTCTGAACTCAGGATGACGGCGGACTTAAAATCGTTTTTCCCATTGAAGAACCAGCTTACCGGTGCGTTCGTTGTCCCCGGTAGGGGCCCACGAAGCGGTCAATACCCAACGGCGTGACAGCCGTTTACGAACTTCAAGATTTGTCGCTTTTTCCCAGTTGGTACCCACCGAAGCCGTAAGACCCTCTCCGAGAGCGAGAGTGGCGGTGTAAACTTTCGTCACGGCATTGTAGGAAAAACTTTGAATCGGAGTCGAAGCAAAGGCCCAGAGTCCGAATAAACCGACAGCCCGATCGGCAATCGCCGCATCCACACTCCCCACGGTTTCTGCATCACTTCCCACGAGCTTATCGATGGGTCGACCAAACAGAAGAACTGAAATGATATCCGATCGCGGGAGGAATGGCTCACTCTTAAGTTTAATGTCTGGAGCTGCAAGTCCACCTGAGATCACGATATAGACCTTGTATCCCCCCTGCTCAATTCTAAACTGACCATCGATTGGGAAGTTGGCATCTTCGTCATTATTTATTGTTATACGCAGTTTTTCTGAATAAATTTTTCGTCGTAAATACTCGATCGTGAACGGTTCGAGTTTAATGTAGCCTGACCCTTTTTGCTGATCTGTGATCATAAAGTCGGTCGTGATCGGTACGTGCGGCTGAACATATTTGGAATGGAGTTGAATCGCCCCTGGGGCCGGAGTTTTAACGTGAGCCTGAACATTCACTTTAAAACTAGAGGCCCGCGGAAGATCTTTTTGCGCGCGAATGATACGCTTATCAGGACTAAAAGATGGAATACCAAACACCGGATCTAGAGGAGGAAGATCGAGCCCTAGCCGACGAATCAGTACGCCCACATCTACATTCATAAACTTTAAAGCCTTATCGAGATTTAATAAAACTTCAGTGTCGACATCGACCTTTTGAGTGTCTGAGCCCAGACGAGTCACCACATCAATCTTTGTGGCAAATGATTTTTCATCTTGGGAAACAACGTTTTTGGCTTTCAAATGGATTGTTCCTTCGAGGATATCCAAGGGTGAAGGGATAATAACCTCTTTGGCATCTAAATACTGACGCAAACCCTGGTAACTGTGAACCATCAGCTCCGAATCCACTCGAGGCTCATATTCCCATCGGCCATTTTCGCGGAAAATACTGAACTGAGCGGCCAAATCCGCCGTAAAAAGTTTATTCTTAATACTGTCGACCATCGCGTTGGCCTCAAGAATTTTTTGCTTCCCTTCGCCATTGGCCATCAGCTCTTTGAGCCAGGTTTTTCCCTCGATCGTGGCCATTACGCTTTCGGGAATTTTACAACGGCAGGCTTTTTCCATCGGAACACGCATGTCTTTATCAATAAAAAATAAATCCACCATGCTCCAGATTTTAAAAGTCGTCGGCACCTCGCTCCAAGCCACATCGTTTTCCATGGGGATGTGCAACTTGGCTTCGACCTTATCCAGTTTTGTAAGACCGCCAGGAAGATTTTTTACTGAGGTCTGCAGATCAAGATCCGCTCCCGATTCTTTTAGGACTAAATTGAATGTGGGATTCGAAAGAATCGGCTTTTTCTCCATCTCATAGGTGATGTTCGCCAATCCCGTAATCGTAGTGACTTCATCTTCAAATTTCATCGCCAGCGGAGCGGACACTTTCCAAGATGTCCCCTGTGCGAGCACTTCCGCCTTCAAAAAGGGAATACTCTGATTCATTTGCGAAGCATCCATCTGAGACTGTAATCGTAAGCGCAGTGAACCCTTCATCGCTTCCACTTTAAACTCCGCTAAATTTTTTTGCTCAAACGTATAGGGCTTAAGGATAGAGGCTCCTATAATCCACGGAGACACTTTCTTTTGACCTTCTTCTAAGATTGAAAGGTGCAGGCCGGCCACCTGCACATCGATGACATCGACCGACATCTTTTCGCCGGCGATGGCCAAATATCCTAGATATCCATGTATTTGTTGGTAGATGCTTTGCGGGGGCGCCTTCTGATTTTCCGGTGTTGGTGGGAGTGTTACGACCCACTTCTCTTTTCCGATGGCTCGAAGGGTGTCAAAGCTAAATATTTTATTCTTATCAAAAAGATGAAACTCGAATTTTAATTCGATGGGGTTTAACAAAATACGAACTTCGGGATCTTTCTTTTCAATGAGAAGCTCGGAGAGGACGATGTCCATGTTCCAGTGACTCCAAGAAATTCGTCTTGAATCAAACTTTGCCGTCTGCCAGGTGATATTAAGGTCGCTGGGGAGAAATAATTTTTGCGCCGTTCTCATGACAGACAATGGCGCCACGTAGATCCAAACTCCAAATGCAATCAGAAGCACTAAAGTCAAAGACACCAGACTCGCGATGACGGCACTGATGAGCTTTAAGATTCTCTTTAAACCGAATTTTGCTACTGCCACTAAAACTCCTGGCCAAAACTCAAAAAGTACACCCACTCTTCGGCGTAGCCCACCGTGGTTGCGTCGGGTTTAGAGATGTTTCCTTTGGCTGCAGATCCTCGGAGAGTTCCGAAGGGTGAAGGCCAACGTAAACCCACTCCGGTCGAAGTGAACAGTGGATCGTCCAAAGCAAACTCTCGAACACCCAATCGAGCCGCATCAAAGAGTAAGAAGGGCTCTAACTTCCAGGGCAACTCTTCGATCAAGCGTAGCTCGAACCCCGTATAAACGCTCGCCAGATATCCTAACTGACTGTTATTGAGACTTTTACGGGAAAAACCTCGGAGGTTATCATTTCCCCCATAGAAAATCCGGTATTCAATCGGTAAAACATCATCTTCGGTTCCATTGAAAACTTGATCCGCCTTAACGCCGATAGCTTCGAGGCGCGCACCGAGGACAAACACGGGTGGAATAAAACTTCCGATATTCCAAAGTTTTTTATAATCCAATTCAAAACGATCCACAGAAACTTTTGATCCTAAACCATCTCTTTGCCCGCGGTAGGAAAACTGCGCTTCGTAACCCTCATATTGGGTTCGCACGTTCGTTTCGTAGGAGTGGCTCATCGCATACAAATTCCCTTCCCAAGAAAGGTAAGCCACTTCGTCAGGACCAACCCCACGTGCGGTACGGACGGCGTTTAAAGTCGGTCCTAATCGACCGCGAAAACGCGAATGCCACATATCCCAGTAGCGCCCCAGATCGGCGCCGACTTTTGCCTCTAAGTATTCGTAGGCTTTTTCAGAAAAGCGAGCCAGCTGCGCCCGCGGTCCAAAGAACGTTTGCGCGGAGCCAGGAACCCAATACAAGTCTGATGAGAGATTAACACTTTGAATTCGCGGAGACGCATGAATCGCTGCAGTGAAAGAGGACGCTTTCCGATCTAGACGAGAATTTTTAAAAATAAAATTGGCAAACGGAAATTCTTCGGTAGAAGCTCCCAATTCAAATCGAAAAACCTTTGCGGGCCCAATGGTTCCATTCAGATAAAGATCTGCAAATTGATCTCGGCATTTTACAGTGTAGTAGGCGCTTTGGAAAATTCCGTCCGCGAGCAATCGAGAGGACGTCAACTGGGTTTTAACGACATCGTAAGTTTGACCTCTCTCAAAAGCTTGATACCGCTTGAGCGCCGCTTCGTCTAAATTCTCGAAGTTCTCGTGCTCGATGTTGTCGATGGTCTTCTGAGTTCCGGGAGAAATGTTAGCGATCACTTTTTTGTCCCAACCCTGAGCCGTGACTTCCACTTTAGGGCAAGCGTAGCCCTGCATGCGTAAGTCCGTATCGGCCCACTGTTGGACTTCATCCAGTTTCTCCGGCACCAATGGAGCCCCTATGATCT is drawn from Bdellovibrionales bacterium and contains these coding sequences:
- a CDS encoding translocation/assembly module TamB; this translates as MAVAKFGLKRILKLISAVIASLVSLTLVLLIAFGVWIYVAPLSVMRTAQKLFLPSDLNITWQTAKFDSRRISWSHWNMDIVLSELLIEKKDPEVRILLNPIELKFEFHLFDKNKIFSFDTLRAIGKEKWVVTLPPTPENQKAPPQSIYQQIHGYLGYLAIAGEKMSVDVIDVQVAGLHLSILEEGQKKVSPWIIGASILKPYTFEQKNLAEFKVEAMKGSLRLRLQSQMDASQMNQSIPFLKAEVLAQGTSWKVSAPLAMKFEDEVTTITGLANITYEMEKKPILSNPTFNLVLKESGADLDLQTSVKNLPGGLTKLDKVEAKLHIPMENDVAWSEVPTTFKIWSMVDLFFIDKDMRVPMEKACRCKIPESVMATIEGKTWLKELMANGEGKQKILEANAMVDSIKNKLFTADLAAQFSIFRENGRWEYEPRVDSELMVHSYQGLRQYLDAKEVIIPSPLDILEGTIHLKAKNVVSQDEKSFATKIDVVTRLGSDTQKVDVDTEVLLNLDKALKFMNVDVGVLIRRLGLDLPPLDPVFGIPSFSPDKRIIRAQKDLPRASSFKVNVQAHVKTPAPGAIQLHSKYVQPHVPITTDFMITDQQKGSGYIKLEPFTIEYLRRKIYSEKLRITINNDEDANFPIDGQFRIEQGGYKVYIVISGGLAAPDIKLKSEPFLPRSDIISVLLFGRPIDKLVGSDAETVGSVDAAIADRAVGLFGLWAFASTPIQSFSYNAVTKVYTATLALGEGLTASVGTNWEKATNLEVRKRLSRRWVLTASWAPTGDNERTGKLVLQWEKRF
- a CDS encoding BamA/TamA family outer membrane protein; the protein is MMRSFLLSLVLFYAACAHQDKKLCDNITLKEGDLKLSRNEKVVVCGSDKGSEGWRTIPVPQAQYQISVLLQRDGYLNPRFERDKDQLKVWSGPRDQIQSLEIHNGSGEIDVGKKRKIIGAPLVPEKLDEVQQWADTDLRMQGYACPKVEVTAQGWDKKVIANISPGTQKTIDNIEHENFENLDEAALKRYQAFERGQTYDVVKTQLTSSRLLADGIFQSAYYTVKCRDQFADLYLNGTIGPAKVFRFELGASTEEFPFANFIFKNSRLDRKASSFTAAIHASPRIQSVNLSSDLYWVPGSAQTFFGPRAQLARFSEKAYEYLEAKVGADLGRYWDMWHSRFRGRLGPTLNAVRTARGVGPDEVAYLSWEGNLYAMSHSYETNVRTQYEGYEAQFSYRGQRDGLGSKVSVDRFELDYKKLWNIGSFIPPVFVLGARLEAIGVKADQVFNGTEDDVLPIEYRIFYGGNDNLRGFSRKSLNNSQLGYLASVYTGFELRLIEELPWKLEPFLLFDAARLGVREFALDDPLFTSTGVGLRWPSPFGTLRGSAAKGNISKPDATTVGYAEEWVYFLSFGQEF